In the genome of Magnolia sinica isolate HGM2019 chromosome 2, MsV1, whole genome shotgun sequence, one region contains:
- the LOC131236643 gene encoding ferric reduction oxidase 6-like isoform X1 — protein sequence MAESSVSNVVISNTRLYERFFKQRHSLVLLSKWALKIAMWLIFILWVTLIFLYPSDFMSGIFRKWYDDKRGAFYGYVGILFPTFSGPVIIIAFLASIYVTAFQKEYHKTKKPRILRFRLSTFPVIINGPFGIISAAELIGIIVLAAYLIWAFSAYTMQNHRLISKMPVTSMEKRYLMLEYSGGCLGTIGMYCLAFLFLPIARGSVLLRLIDVPFEQATRYHIWLGHVTMAVFTLHGIFYIVAWAMQGQILHEMVNWRSDGISNLPGVISLLAGLLMWVTSLQRVRKRNFELFYYTHQLYVVFIVFSALHVGDFIFSEASAGIFIFLLDRFLRFCQSRSAVDVISTTCLPCGTVELVLSKPRDMNYHALSFIFLRVRELSWLQWHPFSVSSSPLDGRHHLSILVKVLGRWTKELRDALLNAPDQSQRGLPFQPRPCIKASVEGPYGHESPYHLMYENLILVAGGIGISPFLAILKDILLRIREKKPCLPKKVVIIWAVKRSKELYLLSMINAQSLCPSFSIKLHLEIQTYVTQEQGPVLVYMDFPSLYEFLQCATNTLRPQ from the exons ATGGCGGAAAGTTCGGTTAGCAATGTGGTTATTTCAAACACAAGGCTTTATGAGAGATTTTTCAAGCAAAGGCACTCCCTGGTGTTGCTGTCCAAATGGGCACTCAAAATTGCAATGTGGCTGATTTTCATTCTCTGGGTCACTCTGATTTTTCTCTATCCTAGTGATTTCATGAGTGGAATATTTCGCAAATGGTATGATGATAAGCGAGGGGCTTTTTATGGATATGTTG GAATATTATTTCCAACCTTCAGTGGCCCGGTCATTATTATTGCATTTCTTGCAAGTATCTATGTAACTGCCTTTCAAAAAGAATACCATAA GACAAAGAAACCGAGAATTTTGAGATTTCGCTTATCCACATTCCCTGttatcattaatgggccatttgGGATCATCTCCGCTGCTGAGCTGATTGGGATAATCGTACTAGCTGCTTATCTTATTTGGGCATTTTCTGCTTATACGATGCAAAACCATCGCCTGATATCTAAGATGCCAGTGACTTCTATGGAGAAACG TTACCTAATGCTGGAATATTCAGGGGGGTGTTTGGGTACAATTGGAATGTATTGCTTGGCATTTCTATTTCTCCCAATTGCACGAGGATCGGTTCTGCTCCGTCTCATAGATGTCCCTTTTGAGCAAGCAACAAGGTACCATATTTGGTTGGGACATGTCACAATGGCAGTATTCACGTTACATGGCATATTTTATATTGTCGCTTGGGCAATGCAGGGTCAGATCTTACATGAA ATGGTAAATTGGCGAAGCGACGGCATTTCCAATCTCCCCGGAGTAATTAGCCTCTTGGCTGGCCTGTTGATGTGGGTGACATCATTGCagagagtgaggaagaggaaTTTTGAGCTCTTCTATTACACCCATCAGCTATATGTGGTTTTCATCGTATTCTCCGCATTGCACGTTGGAGATTTCATCTTCAGTGAAGCATCAGCAGGGATATTCATCTTCCTACTCGATCGCTTTTTGAGGTTCTGCCAATCACGAAGCGCTGTCGATGTAATTTCCACGACATGCCTTCCATGTGGGACAGTCGAATTGGTTCTTTCGAAGCCAAGAG ATATGAATTACCATGCTCTCAGTTTTATTTTTCTTCGGGTGCGGGAGTTATCTTGGCTACAATGGCATCCCTTTAGTGTTTCGTCAAGTCCCTTGGATGGCAGACATCATCTTTCGATTCTCGTAAAGGTTCTTGGGCGATGGACAAAGGAACTAAGAGACGCTCTCTTGAATGCTCCTGACCAGTCTCAAAGAGGGTTACCATTTCAACCTCGTCCTTGTATAAAAGCTTCGGTCGAGGGGCCATACGGGCATGAATCTCCATATCACTTAAT gtatgaaaaccttattttggTAGCTGGAGGCATTGGGATTTCGCCTTTTCTGGCTATCTTGAAAGACATCCTGCTCCGGATTAGGGAGAAGAAACCATGTCTACCGAAAAAAGTAGTGATCATTTGGGCTGTGAAAAGATCCAAGGAGCTTTATCTTCTATCCATGATCAATGCACAATCCCTCTGTCCATCTTTTTCCATTAAACTGCATTTAGAGATTCAAACTTACGTCACTCAAGAACAAGGACCTGTTTTGGTATATATGGACTTCCCATCactatatgaatttcttcaatgtGCTACAAATACTTTGAGGCCTCAATAA
- the LOC131236643 gene encoding ferric reduction oxidase 6-like isoform X2, translating to MSQASVPSVLIYALQVQISTGFLSLFYIDTMAESSVSNVVISNTRLYERFFKQRHSLVLLSKWALKIAMWLIFILWVTLIFLYPSDFMSGIFRKWYDDKRGAFYGYVGILFPTFSGPVIIIAFLASIYVTAFQKEYHKTKKPRILRFRLSTFPVIINGPFGIISAAELIGIIVLAAYLIWAFSAYTMQNHRLISKMPVTSMEKRYLMLEYSGGCLGTIGMYCLAFLFLPIARGSVLLRLIDVPFEQATRYHIWLGHVTMAVFTLHGIFYIVAWAMQGQILHEMVNWRSDGISNLPGVISLLAGLLMWVTSLQRVRKRNFELFYYTHQLYVVFIVFSALHVGDFIFSEASAGIFIFLLDRFLRFCQSRSAVDVISTTCLPCGTVELVLSKPRDMNYHALSFIFLRVRELSWLQWHPFSVSSSPLDGRHHLSILVKVLGRWTKELRDALLNAPDQSQRGLPFQPRPCIKASVEGPYGHESPYHLMYENLILVAGGIGISPFLAILKDILLRIREKKPCLPKKVVIIWAVKRSKELYLLSMINAQSLCPSFSIKLHLEIQTYVTQEQGPVLDVPQSMDCSSFHNKNRSHISGLVATGNNIWSGFYFSLSTVGFFVYLTLMKAFYIKPFKITSWWFQGLLFIVCMVASIVTFGALVVYLWHHWEKRVSSSEKFSDDSEESGLTRYNEPKLQIGLCNTNLDRLSTTQYGCRPNIQEIFNSISDRWGNNDVGVIVCGPPSLQSSVAAVCRSRNIWGRRDQPIFHFNMHSFDL from the exons ATGTCACAAGCATCAGTTCCAAGTGTGCTGATTTATGCATTACAAGTTCAAATCTCAACTGGGTTTCTCTCACTTTTCTAT ATTGATACTATGGCGGAAAGTTCGGTTAGCAATGTGGTTATTTCAAACACAAGGCTTTATGAGAGATTTTTCAAGCAAAGGCACTCCCTGGTGTTGCTGTCCAAATGGGCACTCAAAATTGCAATGTGGCTGATTTTCATTCTCTGGGTCACTCTGATTTTTCTCTATCCTAGTGATTTCATGAGTGGAATATTTCGCAAATGGTATGATGATAAGCGAGGGGCTTTTTATGGATATGTTG GAATATTATTTCCAACCTTCAGTGGCCCGGTCATTATTATTGCATTTCTTGCAAGTATCTATGTAACTGCCTTTCAAAAAGAATACCATAA GACAAAGAAACCGAGAATTTTGAGATTTCGCTTATCCACATTCCCTGttatcattaatgggccatttgGGATCATCTCCGCTGCTGAGCTGATTGGGATAATCGTACTAGCTGCTTATCTTATTTGGGCATTTTCTGCTTATACGATGCAAAACCATCGCCTGATATCTAAGATGCCAGTGACTTCTATGGAGAAACG TTACCTAATGCTGGAATATTCAGGGGGGTGTTTGGGTACAATTGGAATGTATTGCTTGGCATTTCTATTTCTCCCAATTGCACGAGGATCGGTTCTGCTCCGTCTCATAGATGTCCCTTTTGAGCAAGCAACAAGGTACCATATTTGGTTGGGACATGTCACAATGGCAGTATTCACGTTACATGGCATATTTTATATTGTCGCTTGGGCAATGCAGGGTCAGATCTTACATGAA ATGGTAAATTGGCGAAGCGACGGCATTTCCAATCTCCCCGGAGTAATTAGCCTCTTGGCTGGCCTGTTGATGTGGGTGACATCATTGCagagagtgaggaagaggaaTTTTGAGCTCTTCTATTACACCCATCAGCTATATGTGGTTTTCATCGTATTCTCCGCATTGCACGTTGGAGATTTCATCTTCAGTGAAGCATCAGCAGGGATATTCATCTTCCTACTCGATCGCTTTTTGAGGTTCTGCCAATCACGAAGCGCTGTCGATGTAATTTCCACGACATGCCTTCCATGTGGGACAGTCGAATTGGTTCTTTCGAAGCCAAGAG ATATGAATTACCATGCTCTCAGTTTTATTTTTCTTCGGGTGCGGGAGTTATCTTGGCTACAATGGCATCCCTTTAGTGTTTCGTCAAGTCCCTTGGATGGCAGACATCATCTTTCGATTCTCGTAAAGGTTCTTGGGCGATGGACAAAGGAACTAAGAGACGCTCTCTTGAATGCTCCTGACCAGTCTCAAAGAGGGTTACCATTTCAACCTCGTCCTTGTATAAAAGCTTCGGTCGAGGGGCCATACGGGCATGAATCTCCATATCACTTAAT gtatgaaaaccttattttggTAGCTGGAGGCATTGGGATTTCGCCTTTTCTGGCTATCTTGAAAGACATCCTGCTCCGGATTAGGGAGAAGAAACCATGTCTACCGAAAAAAGTAGTGATCATTTGGGCTGTGAAAAGATCCAAGGAGCTTTATCTTCTATCCATGATCAATGCACAATCCCTCTGTCCATCTTTTTCCATTAAACTGCATTTAGAGATTCAAACTTACGTCACTCAAGAACAAGGACCTGTTTTG GACGTTCCCCAAAGCATGGACTGCTCCTCTTTCCACAATAAAAATAGAAGTCACATTTCCGGTTTGGTCGCTACGGGGAATAACATATGGTCTGGATTTTATTTTTCCTTGTCGACAGTTGGATTTTTTGTCTACTTGACTCTGATGAAAGCATTTTATATAAAACCATTCAAAATAACAAGTTGGTGGTTTCAAGGCCTTCTATTCATTGTATGCATGGTTGCAAGCATCGTCACATTCGGAGCTCTTGTGGTCTACTTGTGGCACCATTGGGAGAAAAGGGTTTCGAGCTCCGAGAAATTTAGCGATGACAGTGAGGAGAGTGGCTTGACACGTTACAATGAGCCGAAGTTGCAGATTGGCCTGTGCAATACAAATCTTGATAGATTAAGCACTACACAATACGGATGCCGACCGAACATACAAG